TGTATAAATCCAGTAAGACTCGATCGTACGAATAAGCCTCAtgcaattaaagggacatagtcggccgtttttcatgaattttgtttgatgcaagatactacatattgtttaacatgttgaaagatcCTGAACGaacgggtgaccatgcatatatttgacacCTGTTTTAAACAAATCAAGTGAAACCATcgaaaaccggggtcgaatatatgcatggtcatccatttattcaaacaaatttatcaaaaatggccgactttgtcccttttatgaaatatcatatttagtGAAGAATATTTAGCTGACTTTTTTGATTAAGCAATTGCAGGCCATTGATCAATAAATTCGGTGGTGGCAAATCGACGTGAATGTGAATGTTGTTTTCTTCTAGAAATGACAAAACAACGCTTGTGTGAGAAAAGTTGCAGCTCGAACAAGAACTaacaaattttaacatgtttaCTGACTCGACAGAATCATGCTTACGTGCCACTAATATAGTTCCAACTTGCAGCAGCTTGTCATCACTGCAGTGTTTACATAGGGACAGATACAAGGCGGGAcgaatattacatttttttttcaaatgtcatttaTGAGTCAACCGTTTGAAGCTTCGGTTGTTCCTTTCGGATTTTGGAATATTCGGTGCCAGATATTTGCAACACAACTATCTTTAACTGACGGTGGCGTCACTGAATTAAcaaatattgaaagtttgtttctctTTATATTAAGCATATCCGCAATATTGGTGAGGATTTTAATGAACCATGATTTCCTGTTAAAATGTCGAATTTGTAATGTACAAAAACGCTACAGTCAGCTGAAACATTTTGCGTTTGGTGAACAGAAcagcaaaaaaccaaaaaaccccCACGATATAGCAAATGGTGTTATTACATGTTTCATGTAGCCAGAGTCGCGTGccccataggattcaatggtagtTGTTGATCTCGTCATTGGCTGCATAGTCATCAAACTGAAATTGCACCAGAACTATTTTGAACTTGACAACTTCGAATTCGAGATTCAGAAATAATCACGTTACACATCTTTCggtttttagaaaattatgcaAAAGCAAAATTCAGTAAACCATATCATATAATTATATCAAAGTGCAGTTTAACTGATTTTTGTTCTACTTAGTAACATCAAAATATAGCATACGAGATTTCATTCGCAAATAAACCTAGttaatattttcagtgaaaactATGTAAAAGAGGCATCTTCTTAAATCATTATAGCCAAAATAATGTGCTATATATCCTCGAGTAGGATTTTATTTGCCAGGCTCCTAAGTGAGGCGAATAACCACTTTCCAACGGTCACATAATCCCTTGTTTTGACTAAAAGATTATTATTTAGCATGATGTGATCAACACAGAAATGTTCTTTGGCAAGTGTAACCATGGTACTATAATTAatgtctttgttttttgtttaagtATCAAACTAAGATAAATCTTAAAATATGTTTATATTTTAGTGGACAAAGATCCAAGCAATTAGTGCCTACATAATTATTTGTATGAGGCTGTACAGTAGATTGTTTATGCTTTTACTTCAGTACAATACGCTTTTCACATGAGGGTTTAACCCTGGCTACTCTGTCGAATTCACAGAACTTCTGAAAAAATGCGTttgtgataatttcaatgctTTCTCTCAGGAATTGGACTAAATATTGCTTATCTTAGTGGAGTTGCCATGATTCCACGGTATTTCAATGATGGGTATGCATTTGCTAACGGACTCGCTGGAACAGGCGCCGGATGTGGTATGATGGTTCTTCCTCCATTAGTCGTGATAttaattgaaaaatatggatGGCACGGCACTTTGATAGTGTTTACCGGATTTTCCGCCAATCTGTTTGTTTGTGCCGCCGGTATGAAACCCCCGGCCACCACTAAAAAGGCTGAAGGTTCGACCACTGCGAAGACTGAAGATGTTCATGCAAATGATAATAATATGAGATCGTCGGTTTGTGAAGAATCTGGCGACAATGGCGTTGGTAAAGAGTTGTCATGTGACGGAGTTTCTGTTGCAGTTGAACCTGTCTCCACCGACCCAGATGGAAAAAGTGGAGCAGGTATTGACGATTCTAAGGTCGAATCCAAAAAGACCTTACCTATGAACAAATGCTCCTCCGTTTTCCGAATGCTTGGATGGTTTATTTTTATGGAGTATCCTTTGTTTCGACTGTACATCCTCAGCGCATTATGCTACGGTGCTATGATCATGACAAATCCGATTTGGATAGTTGTCCGTGCAGTTGACATTGGAATTCCGCGCATTAATGCCGCCACTTTGCTGACATGTGTTGGAGCTTGTAGCATGACAAGTAGGTTGCTGCATGGATGGTTTATTGATCGTGGATTCGTCTCTCCGTTTACCCTCTTGACGTTAATGAGCGCTGTAAGTGCAGTCGCCAACCTTGTGTTCACCTTCACAACGAGCTATGCGATAATGGTAGTATCCTGTGTATTCCTGGGGCTGTCCCAGGGAACAAGCATACCTGTTTACGTGCTTTGTGCAAGACAGTTGGTTAGACCTATACACCTTCCAAGTGCTTTGGGTTTGTTATTCGCAACTGTAGATTTCGGATGTGTAATGATACCTGTACAAGGTAAATGAAACTTATTCATGgcatatgtatgcatgtctgaCCCTATTAGTCTTCGTGCcacaggtaggtaggtaggtatgtatgtatgtaggtaggtaggtaggtaggtaggtaggtaggtaggtaggtaggtaggtatgtatgtatgtatgtatgtatgtatgtatgtatgtatgtatgtatgtatgtatgtatgtatgtatgtatgtatgtatgtatgtatgtatg
This DNA window, taken from Ptychodera flava strain L36383 chromosome 4, AS_Pfla_20210202, whole genome shotgun sequence, encodes the following:
- the LOC139131279 gene encoding monocarboxylate transporter 12-like, producing the protein MATQRQADYYWKWLIVCCAFYMQLYTLGSEVSRGVFTVEFLDYFGEGASVFSWIFMFAGLGGTVTGPVAGYAISKYGVRKVVLFSATLHTLAMGLSAFAESVPHLIVTFGLFNGIGLNIAYLSGVAMIPRYFNDGYAFANGLAGTGAGCGMMVLPPLVVILIEKYGWHGTLIVFTGFSANLFVCAAGMKPPATTKKAEGSTTAKTEDVHANDNNMRSSVCEESGDNGVGKELSCDGVSVAVEPVSTDPDGKSGAGIDDSKVESKKTLPMNKCSSVFRMLGWFIFMEYPLFRLYILSALCYGAMIMTNPIWIVVRAVDIGIPRINAATLLTCVGACSMTSRLLHGWFIDRGFVSPFTLLTLMSAVSAVANLVFTFTTSYAIMVVSCVFLGLSQGTSIPVYVLCARQLVRPIHLPSALGLLFATVDFGCVMIPVQGKIFDVTEDSRHPLLLVDAFLLTCTILSLMLCILQRKRVRRDCDSYNTKDEETH